A part of Corynebacterium mustelae genomic DNA contains:
- a CDS encoding PucR family transcriptional regulator yields MPQSLVPPKNQPPSRRGALLNGSDNLQSTVNDWEYGAFLTIRDVLETPTLSGARVEALCAPRDLDRPVRWVHIADAVRTGELLVGGELLLTTGIAWGDTADQRTEMIATFAGHNAAALLIELGSQWQEVPTDVVTACRAYDLPLIVLFDEVKFTELTENVHTLLLNNKITQVTEIHFVTESFNSLIINGAPTMQILDHASRLLGCPVVLEDLSHQVVGYSEGHMVPSVLLANWSEQSRNWSTTIGTYGSLIQCVTVGAGGETGAKAVVKALTEDVVSHGYGANLWTMIDIQARGTVWGRLFYFGRSTSAAGGDHILSQAATALAMERLGSTNPYSWVDLIEKTAIERLVHNRYTSVDGVKEVLSASGFRMNNREMMALKIEHSGRYVEPTSFRKHIKKAFPNSDFLATTVETDPRVIIAALSVPITENTPPLSATIAGHLRHIAETIIAGTDTKIRITTAAAGTGTLELSALIRQLFQQEQQPMPRAAITVVPLSRTPVEYLLLHLRDDVRIQEYVATTLEPLLVHDHKNSGDLIDTLHAVIANPTSRTAAAEQLHLSRTALYSRIATIERLLGVDLADGDAVFAISLALRSLPPQSN; encoded by the coding sequence ATGCCGCAGTCACTAGTACCACCAAAAAATCAGCCTCCCTCACGCCGTGGAGCTCTCCTTAACGGATCTGATAACCTACAATCAACTGTCAATGACTGGGAATATGGCGCATTTTTAACGATTCGCGACGTGCTGGAAACTCCAACGCTTTCTGGTGCGCGTGTGGAAGCGCTGTGTGCCCCTCGGGACCTAGACCGCCCAGTGCGGTGGGTGCACATCGCAGATGCGGTGCGAACTGGTGAGCTGCTCGTTGGTGGCGAATTGCTGTTAACTACCGGGATAGCCTGGGGTGATACTGCAGATCAACGCACCGAAATGATCGCCACCTTCGCTGGGCACAATGCCGCAGCCCTTTTAATAGAGTTAGGTTCCCAGTGGCAAGAAGTCCCCACCGATGTTGTCACTGCCTGTCGTGCATACGACCTGCCGTTGATCGTGCTTTTCGACGAGGTAAAGTTCACTGAACTCACCGAAAACGTCCATACCCTGCTGCTGAACAATAAAATCACGCAGGTCACCGAAATTCATTTCGTCACCGAGTCTTTTAATTCTCTCATCATCAACGGCGCGCCCACGATGCAAATACTCGACCACGCCAGCAGACTATTGGGCTGCCCAGTGGTTTTAGAAGATCTATCCCACCAAGTAGTCGGATATTCCGAAGGGCACATGGTTCCAAGCGTGTTGTTGGCAAACTGGAGCGAACAATCCCGAAATTGGTCAACCACCATCGGCACCTACGGTAGCCTCATCCAATGCGTAACCGTGGGGGCGGGCGGGGAAACCGGAGCAAAGGCAGTAGTCAAAGCGCTAACCGAAGATGTAGTGTCACACGGATATGGGGCGAACCTGTGGACAATGATAGATATCCAAGCCCGAGGTACAGTCTGGGGCCGGTTATTCTACTTCGGCAGAAGCACCAGCGCCGCTGGTGGCGACCATATTCTCAGTCAAGCAGCAACCGCCCTAGCCATGGAACGGCTCGGCAGCACGAACCCCTATTCCTGGGTGGATCTGATTGAAAAAACCGCGATCGAACGGCTCGTACACAATCGCTATACCAGCGTTGATGGGGTAAAAGAGGTTCTATCCGCCTCCGGGTTCCGCATGAATAACCGGGAAATGATGGCGCTTAAAATTGAACACAGCGGCAGATATGTGGAACCAACCAGTTTCCGAAAGCATATTAAAAAAGCCTTCCCCAACTCCGATTTTCTTGCCACCACTGTAGAAACCGATCCGCGGGTCATTATCGCTGCACTATCTGTCCCCATAACCGAAAACACCCCACCACTATCTGCAACGATCGCAGGGCACTTGCGTCACATAGCCGAAACCATCATTGCTGGAACAGACACCAAAATCCGCATAACAACTGCCGCCGCTGGTACTGGCACATTGGAATTATCAGCGCTCATCCGCCAACTCTTTCAGCAAGAACAACAACCCATGCCGCGCGCAGCGATAACCGTCGTACCGCTGTCACGAACCCCGGTCGAATACTTGCTACTTCATTTACGTGACGATGTGCGCATCCAAGAATACGTAGCAACCACGCTGGAACCGCTTCTAGTGCACGATCACAAGAACTCCGGCGATCTTATTGACACCCTCCACGCAGTCATCGCCAACCCCACCTCCCGCACCGCCGCTGCCGAGCAACTGCACCTTTCCCGAACAGCACTGTACTCTCGAATAGCCACCATTGAGAGGTTGCTGGGGGTCGATCTAGCCGATGGCGATGCAGTCTTTGCCATATCCCTGGCGCTTCGCAGCTTGCCGCCACAGAGTAATTAA
- a CDS encoding sodium/proline symporter: protein MNIALFFLIIYFIAMAGIGVWTMKRSSNDSESYLLGDRSIGPAVTALRLQSSSMSGYMFLGAGSLAYTQGYYSMWYALGDIGGGIINLSVLGRRMRKLSQKLGSLTSIEYLEHRYQSKWVRLVAAPVALGCLFLYVLSQFVAGGSGLASVTGFGFKISLLIAVGVIVLYTFLGGYLAVAYTDFIQAIVMLIGMLWIFIATLQYIGGFTAGNKAVGEINPNLLTMWGADLSFQGQWGVIIGALLLFSIGYMGWPHVVVSHMAMKKPSVARTAGVYATIFNLLFIPAPYIIGIFALLILPSLDDPQQAIFEVAKTVLPTFAVGIVMAAVMAAIMSTADALLLQASTIAAKDIFGRFIIKDMNERQMVWISRGAVLLLSLGGIVLAFWQPPAVFGLVVFATSILGSAFVPVYVCAVWWKKANAVGAIASMIAGTVVVIFWQQTGLSESTGLDPLLTGLTASTLSMIIGSLATQTSHPVSNEILAAIDDAAKVTPTTHRLDKDADPTLAHQFPPV, encoded by the coding sequence ATGAATATCGCATTGTTCTTCCTCATCATTTATTTCATCGCCATGGCCGGCATCGGTGTATGGACAATGAAGCGTTCTTCCAATGATTCTGAGAGTTACCTCCTAGGCGATCGCTCCATCGGCCCGGCGGTTACCGCACTCCGGCTGCAATCATCCTCCATGTCCGGGTACATGTTCTTAGGGGCAGGTTCCTTGGCCTATACCCAGGGGTACTACAGCATGTGGTACGCCCTAGGCGATATAGGTGGCGGCATTATCAACCTCAGTGTTTTAGGTAGGCGAATGCGCAAGCTCTCGCAGAAGCTCGGGTCGCTGACCTCGATTGAGTACTTGGAGCATCGTTATCAAAGCAAATGGGTTCGTCTTGTCGCTGCGCCAGTGGCATTAGGTTGTTTATTCCTTTACGTGTTGTCACAATTTGTGGCAGGTGGTTCGGGGCTGGCATCGGTTACCGGTTTCGGCTTCAAAATTTCGTTATTGATAGCCGTGGGGGTCATCGTGCTGTACACCTTCCTTGGCGGCTACCTCGCCGTTGCATATACCGACTTTATCCAAGCGATCGTGATGCTTATCGGCATGCTCTGGATTTTTATCGCCACTTTGCAGTACATCGGCGGCTTTACCGCTGGCAATAAGGCGGTTGGTGAGATCAATCCAAATCTGCTGACAATGTGGGGTGCTGATTTAAGCTTCCAAGGGCAGTGGGGCGTGATTATTGGGGCACTCCTGCTGTTCTCTATCGGATACATGGGTTGGCCGCATGTGGTGGTTAGCCACATGGCAATGAAAAAGCCGTCGGTCGCCCGCACCGCTGGTGTTTATGCAACTATCTTTAACCTGCTGTTTATCCCAGCCCCGTATATTATTGGCATTTTCGCGCTACTCATTTTGCCGAGCTTGGACGACCCACAGCAAGCAATTTTTGAGGTGGCTAAAACAGTCTTGCCCACCTTCGCGGTCGGCATAGTCATGGCAGCTGTCATGGCGGCCATCATGTCCACGGCTGATGCATTGCTCCTACAAGCATCCACCATTGCCGCCAAAGATATCTTCGGCCGATTCATCATTAAAGATATGAATGAGCGACAAATGGTGTGGATTTCTAGGGGTGCGGTTCTTTTGCTGTCATTGGGCGGAATAGTGCTGGCATTCTGGCAGCCCCCTGCGGTGTTCGGACTGGTAGTTTTCGCCACTTCGATTCTCGGTAGTGCATTTGTGCCGGTTTATGTATGTGCTGTGTGGTGGAAAAAGGCAAACGCCGTGGGCGCCATCGCTTCCATGATTGCGGGAACCGTGGTCGTCATTTTCTGGCAACAAACCGGTCTGAGCGAAAGCACTGGTCTCGACCCGCTACTAACGGGTCTAACCGCTTCTACCCTATCGATGATCATCGGTTCCCTGGCAACCCAAACTAGCCACCCGGTGTCCAACGAAATCCTTGCCGCCATAGACGATGCTGCGAAAGTGACCCCAACCACCCACAGGTTAGACAAGGATGCCGATCCGACTCTGGCTCATCAATTCCCACCTGTATAA
- the rplJ gene encoding 50S ribosomal protein L10 produces the protein MANPKNNASLADLKQRFAETDTFVLTEYRGLSVAQTTELRKSLGADVQYSVAKNTLLKLAAKEAGIEGLDELLVGPTAVAFIQGEAVDAAKAMKKFASENKAFIVKGGYMDGNALSADQVNAIAELDNRETTLAKLAGAMKGNLAKAAGLFNAPASQVARLAAALQEKKEA, from the coding sequence ATGGCAAACCCCAAGAACAACGCATCTCTTGCAGACCTGAAACAGCGCTTTGCAGAAACTGACACATTCGTGCTCACCGAGTACCGTGGCTTGAGTGTTGCTCAGACCACCGAACTGCGTAAGTCCCTCGGTGCTGATGTCCAGTACTCCGTCGCCAAGAACACCCTGTTGAAGCTGGCTGCTAAAGAAGCTGGCATCGAAGGCCTCGACGAGCTGCTGGTCGGCCCAACCGCTGTCGCTTTCATCCAAGGCGAAGCTGTTGACGCTGCGAAGGCTATGAAGAAGTTCGCTTCTGAAAACAAGGCTTTCATCGTCAAGGGTGGCTACATGGACGGCAATGCCCTGAGCGCAGATCAGGTCAACGCCATCGCTGAGCTGGACAACCGCGAGACCACTCTTGCGAAGCTGGCAGGCGCCATGAAGGGCAACTTGGCAAAGGCCGCAGGCCTATTCAACGCTCCTGCTTCCCAGGTCGCACGCCTCGCCGCTGCGCTCCAAGAGAAGAAGGAAGCATAA
- the rplL gene encoding 50S ribosomal protein L7/L12: MAKLTKDELIEAFKEMTLIELSEFVKEFEEVFEVTAAAPVAAVAVAGGGAAAPAEEEKDEFDVVIEDAGAKKIGVIKAVREIVSGLGLKEAKELVESAPKAVLEGASKDDAEAAKAKLEEAGAKVTLK, encoded by the coding sequence ATGGCTAAGCTCACCAAGGACGAGCTAATCGAAGCTTTCAAGGAGATGACCCTCATCGAGCTTTCCGAGTTCGTTAAGGAATTCGAAGAGGTCTTCGAGGTTACCGCTGCTGCTCCAGTTGCTGCTGTTGCAGTTGCTGGTGGCGGTGCTGCTGCTCCAGCTGAGGAAGAGAAGGACGAGTTCGATGTCGTTATCGAAGACGCTGGCGCTAAGAAGATCGGCGTTATTAAGGCTGTCCGCGAGATCGTTTCCGGCCTGGGTCTGAAGGAAGCTAAGGAGCTCGTTGAGTCCGCTCCTAAGGCTGTTCTGGAAGGCGCTTCCAAGGACGACGCTGAGGCTGCTAAGGCTAAGCTGGAAGAAGCTGGCGCTAAGGTTACCCTCAAGTAA
- a CDS encoding DUF1266 domain-containing protein produces MHATVTVLPFSPNKSTSFKWSSKNPDPHMVRAGSFGYMYRDVFPIRPAVDAPAKKQGGLVRGELAKGLKEMWNVENEEQVRTTCENLLSTAYGYPMYDAIIAPSARLLSVKKNAANPLDFHRMVDEYTMFLRGLMYYNHYDPDQATKAFQIWIERFIHPEFQKIAPKEIPATLRAWDLLRVEAVAGNGVRAGLIAPELGAEYAHRAVRELQRTFATWHQVALSYWWGRAMWLSDEPFDAEQHLIHNDCLTRLLVSPDSPWVRVPLQP; encoded by the coding sequence ATGCACGCTACTGTCACGGTATTGCCTTTTTCTCCCAATAAATCCACCAGTTTTAAGTGGTCATCGAAGAACCCGGACCCGCATATGGTACGAGCTGGTTCGTTTGGTTACATGTATCGTGATGTATTTCCGATTCGACCTGCTGTTGATGCTCCGGCTAAAAAACAAGGAGGACTGGTTCGAGGCGAGTTGGCAAAAGGCCTCAAAGAAATGTGGAATGTAGAAAACGAAGAACAGGTGCGCACTACCTGTGAGAACTTGCTTTCCACCGCCTACGGTTACCCCATGTATGATGCGATCATCGCACCGTCGGCACGCTTGCTTAGCGTAAAGAAAAATGCCGCCAACCCGTTGGATTTCCACCGCATGGTGGATGAATACACCATGTTTTTGCGTGGCTTGATGTATTACAACCATTATGATCCAGATCAAGCGACCAAGGCGTTTCAGATATGGATCGAGCGTTTTATTCACCCGGAATTTCAAAAAATTGCGCCCAAGGAAATCCCTGCGACGCTTCGAGCCTGGGATTTATTGCGGGTGGAGGCTGTTGCAGGCAATGGTGTGCGCGCTGGGTTGATCGCTCCAGAGCTGGGTGCGGAATATGCGCACCGGGCGGTGCGGGAGCTACAGCGTACCTTTGCAACATGGCACCAGGTGGCATTGAGTTATTGGTGGGGGCGGGCAATGTGGTTATCAGACGAACCGTTCGATGCCGAGCAGCATCTAATACACAACGATTGTCTGACCCGGTTGTTGGTTTCTCCAGATTCACCGTGGGTGCGGGTGCCGTTGCAACCGTGA
- a CDS encoding DUF3068 domain-containing protein — MLPKTRIASAIIIGLGFALIAWGVVFPYVVPVDARMPLALTQTTVTLVDDSATQRMPGDGSTYTGPMTKQYHAEILPPVDSDLATARVGVSLLRGAPGIQVPEEQSDLDRLVEASVWTYSFARTTGLNTSPLKFVDVPATPPQTVEFSGYWVKFPSNAEQTTYEVFDSTLRRTTPAVFQEAIQRGGRTIYRYHQEIEPTNVARNYRNFFTTIPIEIPAEFVGPHQEEIQPGEELTPDGLQPPADGAEPPATGGENLPEENAEQPGGPEMKTVAADLYHSGTRDFYVDQISGMVIDVDEDIIDYYGDEQGGKLADAHLFSGSVSDEQAAALLAQASQISDGSVVRTINWVVFGIGCLLTLIGLAGAFRIRRRQRKANEIQEMME; from the coding sequence ATGCTGCCTAAGACCCGAATTGCATCCGCCATTATCATTGGCCTTGGCTTCGCTTTGATCGCGTGGGGCGTGGTTTTTCCCTACGTTGTGCCTGTCGACGCCCGGATGCCGCTCGCGCTTACTCAAACCACGGTGACCTTAGTTGATGATTCCGCAACCCAACGGATGCCTGGTGACGGCAGCACCTACACCGGTCCGATGACGAAGCAATACCATGCGGAGATACTGCCGCCAGTGGATTCGGATTTAGCGACCGCCCGGGTCGGGGTTTCGCTGCTACGCGGTGCGCCGGGTATTCAAGTTCCGGAAGAACAATCCGACTTAGACCGGTTGGTGGAAGCTTCGGTGTGGACGTATAGCTTTGCCCGCACCACGGGATTAAATACCTCACCACTGAAATTCGTTGATGTTCCGGCTACTCCGCCGCAAACTGTGGAGTTTTCCGGTTACTGGGTGAAATTCCCCAGCAATGCGGAACAAACCACCTACGAGGTATTTGATTCCACCCTACGGCGCACCACTCCTGCCGTTTTCCAAGAAGCGATTCAACGGGGTGGTCGCACCATTTACCGTTACCATCAGGAAATTGAACCCACAAACGTGGCACGAAACTACCGAAATTTTTTCACCACGATCCCGATTGAGATTCCAGCAGAATTCGTCGGCCCACATCAAGAAGAAATTCAACCGGGTGAAGAGCTGACTCCAGATGGCCTGCAACCGCCTGCCGATGGCGCAGAACCTCCTGCAACGGGAGGGGAGAATCTGCCCGAAGAAAATGCGGAACAACCGGGTGGCCCGGAAATGAAAACGGTGGCAGCTGATCTCTACCATTCCGGAACTCGTGATTTCTATGTGGATCAGATCAGTGGGATGGTCATTGATGTTGATGAGGATATCATCGACTATTATGGCGACGAACAGGGGGGAAAGCTTGCCGACGCGCATCTGTTCTCCGGTTCTGTTTCTGATGAGCAGGCTGCGGCGCTTTTAGCGCAAGCCTCACAAATATCGGACGGTAGTGTTGTTCGCACCATTAACTGGGTCGTGTTTGGCATCGGATGTTTATTAACCCTCATCGGATTGGCTGGGGCTTTCCGGATACGCAGACGACAACGCAAAGCCAATGAAATCCAGGAAATGATGGAATAG
- the rpoB gene encoding DNA-directed RNA polymerase subunit beta translates to MLEGPILAVSRQTKAVIPGAPERKSFAKINSPIEVPGLLDIQLESFAWLIGSPEWRARRQAELGEGVRVTSGLEDILEELSPIQDYSGNMSLSLSEPRFEDMKNSIDECKDKDINYSAPLYVTAEFINNDTQEIKSQTVFIGDFPMMTDKGTFIVNGTERVVVSQLVRSPGVYFDQTIDKSTERPLHSVKVIPSRGAWLEFDVDKRDTVGVRIDRKRRQPVTVLLKALGWTTEQIVERFGFSEIMMSTLESDGVSNTDEALLEIYRKQRPGEQPTRDLAQSLLDNSFFKAKRYDLAKVGRYKVNRKLGLGGDNEGLMTLTEEDIATTIEYLVRLHAGETSMTAPTGEVIPVEVDDIDHFGNRRLRTVGELIQNQVRVGLSRMERVVRERMTIQDAESITPTSLINVRPVSAAIREFFGTSQLSQFMDLNNSLSGLTHKRRLSALGPGGLSRERAGIEVRDVHASHYGRMCPIETPEGPNIGLIGSLASYARVNSFGFIETPYRKVVDGVVTDQVDYLTADEEDRYVVAQANTKFDENGVITEDRVTVRLKKGDIQVVSGKDIDYMDVSPRQMVSVATAMIPFLEHDDANRALMGANMQRQAVPLVRSEAPLVGTGMELRAAYDAGDLIISKKAGAVETVCADYITIMGDDGVRDTYMLRKFERTNQGTSYNQKPLVDIGDRVEEGQVIADGPGTHNGEMALGRNLLVAFMPWEGHNYEDAIILNQRLVEQDILTSIHIEEHEIDARDTKLGAEEITREIPNVSEDVLKDLDERGIVRIGADVRDGDILVGKVTPKGETELTPEERLLRAIFGEKAREVRDTSMKVPHGETGKVIGVRQFSREDDDDLAPGVNEMIRVYVAQKRKIQDGDKLAGRHGNKGVVGKILPQEDMPFLPDGTPVDIILNTHGVPRRMNIGQVLEVHLGWLAAAGWKIDTEDPANAELLKTLPEDLYDVPAGSLTATPVFDGASNEELAGLLANSRPNRDGDVMVNADGKAQLFDGRSGEPFPYPVSVGYMYILKLHHLVDEKIHARSTGPYSMITQQPLGGKAQFGGQRFGEMEVWAMQAYGAAYTLQELLTIKSDDVVGRVKVYEAIVKGENIPDPGIPESFKVLLKELQSLCLNVEVLSADGTPMELSGSDDDEFDQAGASMGINLSRDERSDADIA, encoded by the coding sequence GTGCTGGAAGGACCCATCTTGGCAGTCTCCCGCCAGACCAAGGCCGTTATCCCTGGGGCTCCCGAACGTAAGTCGTTCGCAAAGATTAATTCACCCATCGAGGTCCCAGGTCTACTTGATATTCAGCTGGAATCTTTCGCATGGCTGATTGGTTCGCCGGAATGGCGTGCTCGTCGGCAAGCGGAATTGGGTGAGGGCGTGCGTGTCACGTCCGGTCTCGAGGATATCCTCGAAGAACTAAGCCCAATTCAGGATTACTCCGGCAACATGTCTCTGTCATTGTCCGAGCCACGATTCGAGGATATGAAGAATTCCATCGATGAGTGCAAAGACAAGGACATCAACTACTCTGCGCCACTTTATGTGACCGCCGAGTTCATTAACAACGATACCCAGGAGATTAAATCCCAGACGGTATTCATTGGCGATTTCCCAATGATGACCGATAAAGGAACATTCATCGTTAACGGCACCGAGCGTGTCGTTGTCTCCCAGCTGGTTCGTTCGCCTGGCGTATATTTCGACCAGACGATTGATAAGTCCACCGAACGCCCCCTACATTCCGTGAAGGTCATCCCGTCGCGTGGTGCGTGGCTGGAATTCGATGTGGACAAGCGCGACACCGTCGGTGTCCGCATCGACCGCAAACGTCGTCAACCAGTAACTGTCCTGCTCAAGGCTTTAGGTTGGACCACTGAACAGATCGTCGAACGTTTCGGTTTCTCCGAAATCATGATGTCCACCCTCGAATCTGACGGTGTATCCAATACCGACGAAGCGCTGTTGGAAATTTATCGCAAGCAGCGGCCGGGCGAGCAGCCTACCCGTGACCTTGCGCAGTCCTTGCTGGATAACTCCTTCTTCAAGGCAAAGCGCTACGATCTGGCTAAGGTTGGGCGTTATAAGGTCAACCGCAAGTTGGGTCTAGGTGGCGATAACGAGGGTTTGATGACTCTCACCGAGGAGGACATCGCAACCACGATCGAGTACTTGGTGCGTCTGCATGCAGGTGAAACCTCCATGACTGCGCCTACCGGTGAGGTGATTCCGGTTGAAGTCGACGATATTGACCACTTTGGAAATCGTCGGTTGCGTACCGTTGGCGAATTGATCCAAAACCAGGTGCGGGTTGGTCTGTCCCGTATGGAGCGGGTGGTTCGGGAACGCATGACTATTCAGGATGCGGAGTCGATCACCCCAACCTCTCTGATTAACGTGCGCCCAGTTTCGGCCGCTATCCGTGAGTTCTTCGGAACTTCCCAGCTGTCGCAGTTCATGGACTTGAATAACTCGCTGTCCGGTTTGACCCACAAGCGCCGTCTATCCGCGCTGGGTCCGGGTGGTTTGTCCCGTGAACGTGCTGGCATTGAGGTTCGTGACGTTCACGCTTCGCACTATGGCCGCATGTGTCCGATTGAGACTCCCGAAGGTCCAAACATTGGTCTGATTGGTTCGCTTGCATCCTATGCACGCGTGAATTCCTTCGGCTTTATCGAAACCCCGTACCGCAAGGTCGTCGACGGTGTCGTCACCGACCAGGTGGATTACCTCACCGCAGATGAGGAAGACCGCTATGTGGTTGCTCAGGCGAACACCAAGTTCGACGAAAACGGCGTTATCACCGAAGATCGTGTGACGGTGCGTCTGAAGAAGGGTGACATCCAGGTTGTGTCTGGTAAAGACATCGACTACATGGACGTTTCGCCACGTCAGATGGTTTCTGTCGCCACCGCAATGATTCCGTTCCTTGAGCACGACGACGCTAACCGTGCTCTGATGGGTGCGAACATGCAGCGTCAGGCTGTGCCGCTGGTTCGCTCCGAAGCGCCACTGGTTGGTACTGGTATGGAGCTGCGCGCCGCTTACGATGCTGGTGACTTGATCATCAGCAAGAAGGCTGGTGCGGTGGAAACCGTCTGCGCTGATTACATCACCATCATGGGTGACGATGGCGTTCGGGACACCTATATGCTGCGTAAATTCGAGCGCACTAACCAAGGCACCTCCTACAACCAGAAGCCGCTGGTTGACATCGGGGACCGGGTGGAAGAAGGCCAGGTTATCGCCGATGGTCCCGGTACTCACAATGGTGAAATGGCGTTGGGCCGCAACTTGTTGGTTGCATTCATGCCATGGGAGGGCCACAACTACGAAGACGCGATCATCCTGAATCAGCGTCTAGTGGAACAGGACATTCTCACCTCTATCCACATCGAAGAGCATGAGATTGATGCTCGGGATACCAAGCTGGGTGCGGAAGAGATCACCCGCGAGATCCCGAATGTGTCGGAAGACGTGCTCAAGGACCTCGATGAGCGCGGTATCGTACGCATCGGTGCTGATGTTCGTGACGGCGACATTTTGGTCGGTAAGGTAACACCAAAGGGTGAAACCGAATTGACTCCAGAAGAGCGTCTGTTACGTGCAATCTTCGGTGAAAAGGCTCGTGAAGTTCGCGATACCTCCATGAAGGTGCCGCACGGTGAGACCGGTAAGGTGATCGGTGTTCGTCAGTTCTCCCGTGAGGACGATGACGATCTCGCCCCAGGTGTCAACGAAATGATCCGGGTTTACGTGGCCCAGAAGCGTAAGATTCAGGACGGCGATAAACTCGCTGGTCGCCACGGTAACAAGGGTGTCGTGGGTAAGATTCTTCCGCAGGAAGACATGCCGTTCCTACCAGATGGCACCCCAGTCGACATCATTTTGAATACCCACGGTGTGCCGCGTCGTATGAACATCGGTCAGGTGCTGGAAGTGCACCTCGGTTGGTTGGCTGCCGCAGGTTGGAAGATCGACACCGAAGACCCGGCAAATGCAGAACTGCTGAAGACGCTGCCGGAGGATCTATACGACGTACCTGCTGGTTCGCTTACCGCAACGCCAGTGTTCGACGGTGCTTCGAACGAGGAATTGGCTGGTTTGTTGGCTAATTCCCGGCCGAACCGCGACGGCGATGTCATGGTCAATGCCGACGGTAAAGCACAGCTTTTCGACGGACGTTCCGGCGAACCATTCCCGTACCCAGTATCGGTCGGCTACATGTACATTCTGAAGCTGCACCACCTGGTAGACGAGAAGATTCACGCCCGCTCCACCGGTCCATACTCCATGATTACTCAGCAGCCATTGGGCGGTAAGGCACAGTTTGGTGGCCAGCGCTTCGGCGAAATGGAAGTGTGGGCAATGCAGGCATACGGTGCCGCATACACCCTCCAGGAGCTTCTGACCATCAAGTCCGACGACGTGGTTGGTCGTGTGAAGGTTTACGAGGCGATCGTCAAGGGCGAGAACATCCCAGACCCAGGTATCCCTGAGTCGTTTAAGGTTCTGCTCAAGGAACTTCAGTCCCTGTGCCTCAACGTGGAGGTTCTCTCAGCGGACGGCACTCCGATGGAATTGTCCGGTTCCGATGACGATGAATTTGATCAGGCTGGTGCCTCCATGGGCATCAACTTAAGCCGCGACGAGCGTTCCGACGCCGACATCGCCTAA